The following coding sequences are from one Bifidobacterium sp. window:
- the menA gene encoding 1,4-dihydroxy-2-naphthoate octaprenyltransferase, with product MDWKLWVTGLRPKTLPASVAPVFVGAASAWHALQQSTICPDIYPVPQACITATQRYQAAQERFSTVLIACALLALFLQVAVNFANDYSDGIRGTDAARHVEESYSDKPQRLVASGVKPSLVLTAAAISAISACVFGMIAVLISGQYLLIPIGVLCVLAGWFYTGGKHPYGYSGFGELLVFLCFGGVATLGTQYALAARIDSLGILGAVCTGLLSCVMLMVNNLRDLSQDEAVAKRTLAVRLGRNRATVALYVAVLIPAAVMVCAIFLSVSSDLERLWPLSLSATLALGSMWSVVSTVHNQQFKSALSRSGTALLLYAVTHIVAVVLVA from the coding sequence ATGGATTGGAAGCTGTGGGTTACAGGGCTACGGCCCAAAACACTGCCAGCTAGTGTCGCCCCCGTATTTGTAGGAGCGGCATCGGCATGGCATGCGTTACAGCAATCAACAATCTGCCCTGACATCTATCCGGTGCCACAAGCATGTATTACTGCGACGCAACGGTATCAGGCGGCTCAGGAACGTTTCTCTACCGTACTCATTGCATGCGCATTATTGGCGTTATTCCTACAAGTAGCGGTGAATTTCGCCAACGACTATTCAGACGGCATACGAGGAACTGATGCCGCCAGACATGTTGAAGAATCTTACAGTGACAAACCTCAACGTTTAGTAGCTTCTGGTGTAAAACCGTCTCTAGTGCTGACTGCCGCGGCTATCAGTGCGATAAGTGCCTGCGTCTTCGGCATGATTGCGGTATTAATTTCGGGTCAATATCTGCTGATTCCGATAGGAGTTCTATGTGTTTTGGCAGGGTGGTTCTATACCGGTGGCAAACATCCTTACGGATATTCTGGCTTTGGTGAGCTTCTAGTATTTCTATGTTTTGGCGGAGTAGCCACATTAGGTACCCAGTATGCCTTAGCTGCTCGTATCGATAGCTTAGGCATTCTCGGAGCTGTATGCACAGGCTTACTCTCTTGCGTGATGCTGATGGTTAATAACCTGCGAGATTTGTCACAAGACGAAGCGGTAGCTAAACGTACCTTAGCGGTTCGATTAGGGCGTAACCGTGCCACAGTCGCACTGTATGTCGCTGTACTGATTCCTGCGGCAGTAATGGTCTGTGCGATATTTCTGAGTGTCAGCTCAGACCTAGAGCGACTCTGGCCATTGTCCTTAAGTGCAACATTAGCTCTTGGCTCTATGTGGTCCGTGGTAAGTACTGTGCATAATCAACAGTTCAAGAGTGCTTTGTCGAGAAGCGGTACAGCCCTGTTATTGTATGCAGTCACTCACATTGTTGCAGTGGTGCTCGTTGCTTGA
- a CDS encoding phosphoglyceromutase translates to MTYKLILLRHGQSAWNKTNQFTGWVDVPLTEQGVEEAKHGGDLLKEKNVLPDIVFTSLLRRAINTANLALDEADRLWIPVKRSWHLNERHYGALQGKNKAEIREKYGDEKFMIWRRSYGTPPPEIDPNDEFSQNGDPRYAGEPVPETEALANVVERVTPYWESEIIPELKAGKTVLIAAHGNSLRAIVKMLDGLSEEEISKVNIPTAIPLLYELDENFKPIKPRGEYLDPEAAAAGAAAVAAQGQQKK, encoded by the coding sequence ATGACATACAAACTCATATTGCTCCGGCATGGCCAGAGCGCATGGAATAAAACCAATCAGTTCACCGGCTGGGTTGATGTCCCCCTGACCGAGCAAGGTGTCGAAGAAGCCAAGCATGGTGGCGATCTGCTCAAGGAAAAGAATGTCCTTCCTGACATTGTTTTCACATCCTTGCTGCGTCGCGCTATCAACACAGCGAATCTTGCCCTTGATGAGGCTGACCGCCTGTGGATTCCTGTTAAGCGCAGCTGGCACCTCAACGAGCGTCACTATGGAGCCTTGCAAGGTAAGAACAAAGCTGAAATTCGCGAGAAGTACGGCGATGAGAAGTTCATGATCTGGCGTCGTTCTTATGGCACTCCACCGCCAGAAATTGATCCAAATGATGAATTCTCACAGAATGGCGATCCTCGTTATGCAGGAGAACCAGTTCCTGAGACTGAAGCGCTTGCAAATGTCGTTGAGCGAGTAACGCCATACTGGGAAAGCGAAATCATTCCAGAGCTCAAGGCTGGTAAAACAGTCCTCATTGCAGCGCATGGCAACTCCTTGCGCGCCATTGTTAAAATGCTTGATGGTTTGAGCGAGGAAGAAATTTCTAAGGTCAACATTCCAACAGCTATTCCACTGCTGTATGAACTTGATGAAAACTTCAAGCCGATTAAGCCTCGTGGTGAGTACCTCGACCCAGAGGCAGCCGCTGCGGGTGCAGCAGCAGTCGCTGCTCAAGGTCAGCAGAAGAAGTAA
- a CDS encoding DUF4037 domain-containing protein has translation MDHYSARTNSSTDQHNSSSVDIDAFFAGLDAIFAANAAPTQAEAFMIKTLHQARSTHDAASELTVLNELMGFLRSQGRHDDNTIIVHESLALAERMGIVGTEAWLTTLINAATSLRAAGEFQESEKLYQQALEASKSLLNSNDRRLAALHNNLSMLYSSTQRYKEAEHHLLEALNILERSSTNPEEDIDVASTHTNLALLLLNISGGNHEALHHAREAMNIYHQGKLEERAHYAAALAGFAQVLFQTGHLSEAIDAYTHALAVIELHYGKDTEYYRSTTHNLEVAQSTLASTATLNVPSSPATVNPHTETDFRAHHAPSDEQTSNTVHAHTQSPDNISGLQLSRAYWEQYGKAMLSERYHDYVDRIAVGLVGHGSECYGFDDQYSHDHDFGPGFCLWLTSEDFQVIGDQLQQDYDALEQEFMGFGPRKSTIRAQGDSHRVGVFDIGEFFTSITGYPEAPEQHEHSAWLMLDEATLAAATNGEIFADPYGAFSRTRQGFKMMPEDVRLSLISRRLGMIAQSGQYNFPRMISRGDSSAAWLCINEFVTAVSSLVFLINTPITSGYLPYYKWSFAALRRLSKRMASRLPQIVAELESILRIASAACFGGRGTAEGDQGARPAVTRVNASIEDICMAIVAELHEQGLINNAESFLEWQRPYVEAHISSDDPCLHSV, from the coding sequence ATGGATCATTACAGTGCACGCACTAATAGCAGCACTGATCAGCACAACAGCAGTAGTGTCGACATTGATGCGTTCTTCGCAGGATTAGATGCCATATTTGCTGCCAACGCTGCACCTACTCAAGCAGAAGCTTTTATGATCAAAACACTGCATCAAGCCAGATCCACCCATGATGCTGCATCAGAGTTGACCGTACTCAATGAGCTTATGGGCTTTTTACGCTCGCAAGGTAGACATGACGATAATACGATTATTGTTCATGAATCTTTAGCTCTTGCTGAACGCATGGGTATTGTTGGCACCGAGGCATGGCTCACCACGCTTATCAATGCTGCAACCAGTTTGAGAGCGGCGGGAGAGTTCCAAGAATCAGAGAAGCTCTATCAGCAAGCGCTTGAAGCGTCAAAAAGCTTGTTGAATAGCAATGATCGCCGTCTAGCGGCATTGCATAACAATCTCTCTATGCTTTACTCGTCAACTCAACGCTACAAGGAAGCTGAACATCATCTTCTTGAGGCACTGAACATACTTGAACGCTCTAGTACCAATCCTGAGGAAGATATTGATGTTGCTTCAACTCATACCAATCTTGCTTTACTGCTCCTGAATATCTCTGGCGGCAATCACGAAGCACTCCACCATGCGCGTGAAGCAATGAATATCTATCATCAGGGCAAGCTAGAAGAACGTGCACACTATGCGGCAGCTCTAGCTGGCTTTGCGCAGGTTCTCTTCCAGACCGGCCATCTGAGCGAGGCCATAGATGCTTACACGCACGCCCTTGCAGTTATTGAATTACATTATGGAAAGGATACCGAATATTACCGAAGCACCACGCACAATCTTGAAGTTGCTCAATCAACGCTAGCTTCAACCGCCACGCTAAACGTGCCAAGCTCACCAGCAACAGTAAATCCCCATACTGAGACTGATTTCAGAGCACATCACGCCCCTAGCGATGAACAAACCAGTAACACTGTTCACGCACATACTCAGTCACCTGACAACATTTCAGGTTTGCAACTCTCCCGCGCTTACTGGGAGCAATATGGCAAAGCTATGTTGTCAGAGCGCTACCACGACTATGTCGATCGCATTGCAGTGGGGTTGGTCGGGCACGGATCAGAGTGCTATGGCTTCGACGATCAGTACTCACACGACCATGATTTTGGCCCAGGGTTTTGTCTCTGGCTCACCTCGGAAGATTTTCAAGTAATCGGAGACCAGCTGCAACAGGATTACGATGCTCTCGAACAAGAATTCATGGGATTCGGGCCCCGCAAATCAACCATTCGTGCGCAAGGGGATTCGCACAGGGTAGGAGTATTCGACATTGGCGAATTCTTTACCTCAATAACCGGATACCCCGAAGCACCTGAACAACACGAACATTCAGCATGGCTCATGCTCGATGAAGCGACGCTCGCTGCTGCTACCAATGGTGAGATATTTGCCGACCCTTATGGGGCATTTTCACGCACCCGACAAGGTTTCAAAATGATGCCCGAGGATGTGCGACTTTCGCTAATTTCTCGACGCTTAGGCATGATAGCGCAGTCTGGTCAATACAACTTCCCTCGTATGATTTCCAGAGGTGACAGCTCCGCAGCATGGTTATGCATTAACGAATTCGTAACGGCCGTTTCATCTCTCGTATTTCTTATCAACACACCCATCACTTCAGGGTATTTGCCGTACTACAAATGGTCCTTCGCAGCGCTGCGGCGATTAAGTAAAAGAATGGCATCAAGACTCCCCCAGATTGTAGCTGAACTCGAATCAATACTTCGCATTGCCTCAGCTGCCTGCTTTGGCGGTCGCGGCACCGCTGAGGGTGATCAGGGCGCCCGCCCTGCTGTAACTAGAGTGAATGCTTCGATTGAAGACATTTGTATGGCAATTGTTGCTGAGCTCCATGAGCAAGGCCTGATCAACAATGCCGAAAGCTTTCTTGAATGGCAAAGACCCTATGTTGAAGCACATATCAGTAGCGACGACCCCTGTCTTCATAGTGTCTAA
- the phoU gene encoding phosphate signaling complex protein PhoU gives MRVIFNEELKQVADDLDRMAQDVSRAIHGAGSALLKSDVEAAQTVIDGDIEIDALESSVIDQCIRLLAKQSPVATDLRVIVSTLRLSATFERMGDLARHIAETARRTYPQPTLPPETQELFTQMQQFLDMTADRLVSMLADKDATTAEQIIVDDDKLDNLHHQTFDLALSDEWSGSKQQMIDMVLLARFMERLGDHAVSAARRVVYIVSGFDPSKEPSGEDPD, from the coding sequence ATGCGCGTTATTTTCAACGAGGAGTTGAAACAGGTCGCAGATGACCTTGACCGAATGGCACAGGATGTTAGCCGAGCTATCCACGGCGCAGGCAGTGCACTTCTTAAATCAGATGTTGAGGCAGCGCAGACGGTCATCGATGGAGATATTGAAATCGATGCTCTAGAATCCAGCGTTATCGATCAATGCATCAGGCTCTTAGCTAAACAAAGTCCTGTGGCAACTGATTTGCGTGTGATTGTTTCTACGTTGAGACTTTCGGCCACCTTTGAGCGTATGGGCGATTTGGCGAGGCATATCGCCGAAACTGCTCGTCGCACTTACCCACAGCCAACGCTGCCCCCTGAAACTCAGGAGTTGTTTACTCAGATGCAGCAATTCCTAGATATGACTGCGGATCGCTTAGTCTCTATGCTCGCTGATAAAGATGCCACAACTGCCGAACAGATCATCGTTGATGATGACAAACTCGACAATTTGCATCATCAGACCTTTGATTTGGCCCTTTCGGACGAATGGTCAGGATCTAAGCAGCAGATGATTGATATGGTTCTGCTTGCACGCTTCATGGAGCGACTCGGAGACCACGCTGTGTCCGCTGCACGTCGCGTTGTGTACATAGTTTCAGGATTTGACCCCAGCAAAGAGCCAAGTGGCGAAGACCCAGACTGA
- the lysS gene encoding lysine--tRNA ligase, with amino-acid sequence MTESNQNASQSQVSDHQESDKNTEDSTAQTMTTVERAELLLDQDGAIQERVEQGSSLDEAIDPSNKEFGSNAHPEQVQMRVAKRAMMLKEGLEPYPVHLDVTTSINDLRAQYDGTLEAGQETEDVVGIAGRVLFLRNGGGLCFAQLAAGDGVRIQAMISKREVGADSLKQFKQLVDLGDHLFVRGRVIASKTGELSVFATDWAIAAKALQPLPALHKELNEEQRTRKPYIGMIADDHIREMVRRRSATVSSLRNTFGGHDFLEVETPMLQTVHGGAAARPFTTHMNAFDIDLFLRIAPELFLKRCLVGGIDRVFEINRNFRNEGVDATHAPEFTMLEAYQAYGTYDTIADLVKELIQHAAVDAFGSTKVTLLDGTEYDFGGEWKTITMYGSLSEALGEQITPETSVEHLRAIADKLGLEQEAAENHGKLVEHLWEHFWEDKLYKPTFVRDFPVETSPLVKSHRSIPGVVEKWDLYVRGFELATGYSELNDPVVQRQRFVEQAKMALAGDVEAMDIDEDFLEALGVGMPPAGGMGMGIDRLLIALTGATIRETITFPLVKPLN; translated from the coding sequence ATGACCGAGTCGAATCAGAATGCATCGCAAAGCCAAGTCTCAGACCATCAAGAGTCAGACAAGAACACTGAGGATTCCACCGCACAAACTATGACAACAGTTGAGCGTGCCGAGTTGCTCCTGGATCAGGATGGTGCAATTCAAGAACGTGTGGAACAAGGTTCATCGCTTGATGAAGCTATTGACCCAAGTAACAAGGAATTCGGTAGCAACGCTCATCCAGAGCAGGTGCAGATGCGTGTGGCAAAACGTGCCATGATGCTCAAGGAAGGCCTAGAGCCTTATCCAGTACACCTTGATGTCACCACGTCCATCAATGACTTGCGTGCGCAATATGACGGTACGTTGGAAGCCGGCCAGGAGACTGAAGACGTCGTCGGTATTGCAGGACGAGTGTTGTTCTTGCGTAACGGTGGAGGCCTGTGCTTTGCACAACTTGCAGCAGGTGATGGGGTACGTATTCAGGCCATGATTTCTAAGCGAGAAGTCGGTGCTGATTCTCTTAAACAATTCAAACAACTGGTTGACCTCGGTGATCATCTATTTGTGCGTGGCAGAGTGATTGCTTCGAAAACTGGCGAGCTCTCAGTATTCGCCACAGACTGGGCTATTGCTGCAAAAGCTCTACAGCCACTTCCTGCACTACATAAGGAACTCAACGAGGAACAACGCACTCGTAAACCATATATCGGCATGATTGCTGATGATCATATTCGTGAGATGGTTCGTCGCCGTTCAGCTACGGTGAGCTCATTGAGAAACACCTTCGGCGGGCATGATTTTCTCGAAGTTGAAACGCCTATGTTGCAAACAGTTCATGGCGGTGCAGCAGCTCGACCGTTTACCACGCATATGAACGCCTTCGACATTGATTTATTCCTCCGTATCGCTCCTGAATTGTTCTTGAAACGCTGTTTGGTCGGCGGTATCGATCGAGTCTTTGAAATCAATCGTAATTTCCGTAACGAAGGTGTAGATGCTACACACGCACCGGAATTCACCATGCTCGAGGCTTATCAGGCATATGGCACATACGATACGATCGCGGATTTGGTCAAGGAACTCATACAGCATGCCGCAGTGGATGCATTCGGTTCAACCAAGGTGACGCTGCTGGACGGTACCGAATACGATTTTGGTGGCGAGTGGAAGACCATCACCATGTATGGTTCTCTATCCGAGGCGCTGGGGGAGCAGATCACTCCTGAGACCAGTGTTGAGCATTTGCGTGCGATTGCAGACAAGCTCGGGCTTGAACAAGAGGCTGCTGAAAACCATGGCAAATTAGTTGAGCATCTGTGGGAACACTTCTGGGAAGATAAACTCTACAAGCCCACTTTTGTACGTGATTTCCCCGTTGAGACATCACCGTTAGTGAAATCTCATCGCAGTATTCCTGGTGTCGTCGAGAAGTGGGATTTATACGTACGCGGCTTTGAGCTAGCAACAGGTTACTCTGAGCTCAATGATCCAGTGGTTCAACGTCAGCGTTTCGTCGAACAGGCCAAGATGGCTTTGGCTGGGGACGTTGAAGCTATGGATATTGATGAGGACTTCCTTGAAGCTTTGGGTGTCGGTATGCCTCCAGCAGGCGGCATGGGCATGGGCATAGACCGTTTGCTTATTGCATTGACTGGTGCCACGATCCGTGAGACCATCACCTTTCCACTAGTTAAACCACTTAATTAG
- a CDS encoding alpha/beta hydrolase family protein, producing MKRLIPAACSSLVMFIILVLLGSLMTPPSSVTANTQHISVQTRDTSIAAEGFTVPHEGTYKTKESRITIALTDSVSIHAIVREPIGATGKRPACLFLHGAGTGDSSEVYGDVASALASAGIVTLVPDKRLDNYSALHRDYPQMAQDYGKSFDVLKQWPGVDPHKTGLYAESEGTWISSIITAQRHDIAFSILTSAPVVSGRQQMSMAASTYFADSGAPQELINDVPKLTSMDFSAIGLNYANFNSTPYLNKLTQPVLVNYGTDDLSMPIEQGAQTILKHTADAGNTNVTVRYYPANHQMRTGSHLSEPGLPLESSYTRNLEDWINAVTMGATSKDWATPMIAGDQPSQRYAAPTSLSSGLISSLGTLLVLLVAALGLCVLCGINGLAIAIRAMLRPASQTNNSSVSGHIHQGFARGIAAPLSILIVLSATSLLATLWYVASSAVQALSLHRASALFVDVWVLLRVAAVVLVLVFGWMSSTLIVHAHDARIAHGQSAQGNHQQDSISIARGFGHISVVVLGLLASVLVMVSLAFWGLYSF from the coding sequence ATGAAACGACTAATTCCCGCTGCATGTTCTTCACTCGTCATGTTCATTATTCTGGTGTTGCTGGGCTCGTTAATGACACCTCCTTCTAGTGTGACAGCAAACACACAGCACATCAGTGTGCAAACCCGCGATACATCCATCGCAGCGGAGGGATTTACCGTCCCGCATGAAGGCACATATAAGACCAAAGAGAGTCGAATCACTATTGCACTCACAGACAGCGTGAGCATCCATGCCATTGTGAGAGAGCCAATTGGCGCGACAGGAAAGCGGCCAGCATGTCTGTTTCTACACGGCGCTGGAACCGGCGATTCGTCGGAAGTATATGGTGATGTAGCATCAGCGTTAGCATCCGCTGGGATTGTAACCTTGGTGCCTGATAAGCGTCTCGACAACTATTCTGCACTCCACCGTGATTACCCTCAAATGGCTCAGGATTACGGTAAATCCTTTGATGTACTCAAACAGTGGCCTGGGGTTGATCCGCATAAAACCGGTCTGTATGCAGAATCGGAAGGAACGTGGATATCAAGTATTATCACCGCTCAACGTCACGATATTGCCTTCAGTATTCTCACATCTGCCCCAGTTGTGTCTGGTCGGCAACAAATGTCAATGGCAGCAAGCACATATTTTGCAGATAGTGGCGCTCCCCAAGAACTCATTAACGATGTGCCGAAATTGACCTCTATGGATTTCTCAGCCATTGGTTTGAACTACGCAAATTTCAATTCCACTCCATATCTCAACAAGCTCACTCAACCTGTGCTGGTGAATTATGGAACGGACGACCTCTCCATGCCAATAGAGCAAGGCGCACAAACCATTCTCAAACATACCGCTGATGCGGGCAATACCAATGTCACAGTGCGATACTATCCAGCAAACCATCAAATGAGAACAGGAAGTCATCTGTCTGAACCTGGGCTTCCGCTTGAATCCTCATACACCAGAAATCTCGAAGACTGGATAAATGCCGTTACCATGGGTGCCACGAGCAAGGACTGGGCAACACCTATGATTGCCGGAGATCAACCATCACAGCGATATGCCGCTCCGACATCACTATCATCTGGCTTAATATCATCACTCGGAACGCTATTGGTGTTACTCGTCGCTGCCTTGGGACTATGCGTGCTCTGTGGGATCAATGGCCTTGCAATAGCAATCAGAGCCATGTTGAGACCAGCATCACAAACCAACAACAGCAGCGTTTCTGGGCATATACACCAAGGTTTTGCCAGAGGAATCGCTGCCCCTTTGAGCATCTTGATCGTGCTGTCTGCTACCAGTTTGCTGGCAACTCTCTGGTACGTGGCTTCTAGCGCCGTTCAGGCTTTGAGCCTGCACCGTGCAAGTGCTCTGTTCGTCGATGTATGGGTGTTGCTCCGTGTTGCTGCTGTTGTTCTGGTGCTCGTATTTGGATGGATGAGTTCAACTCTTATAGTTCATGCACATGATGCGCGCATTGCACACGGTCAAAGCGCTCAGGGGAATCATCAACAAGACAGTATCAGCATTGCTCGTGGCTTCGGGCATATCAGTGTGGTAGTTCTTGGCCTTCTCGCATCAGTATTAGTAATGGTTTCTTTGGCTTTTTGGGGATTGTATTCCTTCTAA
- a CDS encoding MFS transporter, translating to MKKSLLALAAGAFALGAAEFVMMGILPQSAAAMHVSIPTAGHFISAYAIGVCFGTLILVFGRKIPPKRLIMIFVLLIVIGNLLSALSLNAPMLVAARFIAGLPHGAFFGTATLIAKSVADPGKEAKAVSLMVTGQTVANMVGVPAGTLLAQHMSWRMTFAALSIWAVLTLVLVAIWVPDVAAIKDAGIAGQFKFLRRRGPWFILGAVFVGNTGIFCWWSYVSPWLIHVGGYAATVVPALMMLAGFGMVIGGLSGGTLTDKWRHAGTAALGQSISAVGLLLVFLIPGTPISTAILTFWVAFGLFFISSPQQILMVEAGEGGGELIGGAAVQVAFNLGNAVGSLVGGITLSADANYHYPALAGVPFAIFAVVLLVIYSWRHETHTGALQRMREIHPEAIGSSPKA from the coding sequence ATGAAGAAGAGTCTTCTTGCCCTGGCCGCGGGTGCATTCGCACTCGGCGCCGCTGAATTCGTTATGATGGGGATACTCCCCCAATCTGCCGCAGCCATGCATGTGAGCATACCGACAGCCGGCCATTTCATCTCTGCTTATGCCATAGGTGTGTGCTTTGGTACCTTAATTCTGGTCTTTGGTCGCAAGATACCACCAAAACGACTCATTATGATATTCGTGCTGCTTATCGTAATTGGCAACTTGCTCTCAGCACTCTCACTCAACGCGCCCATGCTGGTCGCTGCACGTTTTATTGCTGGACTACCCCATGGCGCATTTTTCGGTACAGCAACCTTAATTGCTAAATCGGTGGCAGATCCAGGTAAAGAAGCAAAAGCTGTTTCACTCATGGTAACCGGACAGACTGTAGCAAATATGGTTGGCGTTCCCGCTGGCACACTCTTAGCTCAACACATGAGCTGGCGAATGACCTTCGCTGCGTTAAGTATTTGGGCTGTATTAACCCTTGTACTGGTGGCGATTTGGGTTCCTGACGTTGCTGCAATCAAAGATGCAGGCATTGCAGGGCAGTTCAAATTCCTTCGTCGTAGAGGTCCTTGGTTCATCCTAGGGGCAGTATTTGTAGGTAATACCGGCATTTTTTGCTGGTGGAGTTACGTATCACCGTGGCTTATTCACGTTGGTGGCTATGCTGCGACGGTCGTACCTGCACTGATGATGCTGGCGGGATTCGGCATGGTTATTGGTGGGCTTAGCGGTGGAACTCTTACAGACAAATGGCGTCACGCCGGCACTGCAGCGCTTGGCCAATCAATATCAGCAGTTGGTCTATTATTGGTTTTTCTGATTCCAGGCACACCTATTAGCACGGCTATATTGACCTTTTGGGTAGCATTTGGATTATTCTTCATCTCTTCACCGCAACAAATTCTTATGGTTGAAGCAGGAGAGGGCGGCGGAGAGCTTATCGGCGGCGCTGCCGTTCAGGTGGCGTTCAATCTTGGTAATGCTGTTGGATCACTTGTTGGTGGCATCACTCTCTCAGCAGATGCAAATTATCACTATCCAGCACTTGCGGGTGTGCCCTTTGCCATATTCGCGGTGGTATTGCTCGTCATTTACTCTTGGCGTCATGAAACTCATACAGGTGCGCTCCAACGTATGCGTGAAATCCACCCTGAAGCTATAGGTTCCTCACCAAAAGCTTAG
- a CDS encoding sensor histidine kinase yields MSSLGTKLHSFFSARGNEEGSDSFDDIDDSTATLLSMLPTAPIVVDNTNEVVRSNPEAYRLGLVRNDAVIEPKVLEAIERVRISGGKYHLDVTTETPQEFLNESTAETNRREISDRSASTTHSEVSRPNWIHVTVGRISDAFVVVLVDDVSESIRFSQTRDAFIENVSEQLTKPIQALQHLALRLESGQEPQELIANDAKLLRQYCLHLEHTIADLMLLIKAQEKVVPNDTNRIKLLNLVQGVVTSLQPSAQQAAIHLNIGGDPKVAVNADAQQITAAIHKLIENAIAYSPQGAAVNVAVETTVDGTHAVVRVIDQGNGIVKAERERIFERFYRGSNQNERTSDGVGLGLAIVKHVALTHHGSVTVWSAPRQGSTFSLILPLANA; encoded by the coding sequence ATGAGTTCCTTGGGAACCAAGCTTCATAGTTTTTTTAGTGCAAGAGGCAACGAGGAGGGATCAGATAGCTTTGATGACATTGACGATTCCACCGCTACACTGCTATCGATGCTTCCCACCGCCCCGATTGTTGTAGACAATACCAATGAGGTTGTTCGATCCAATCCTGAGGCATACCGTTTGGGTCTGGTCCGCAATGATGCTGTTATTGAGCCCAAGGTGCTCGAAGCAATAGAACGAGTGAGAATCTCAGGGGGAAAATATCATCTGGACGTCACCACTGAAACGCCACAAGAATTTCTCAACGAATCAACTGCTGAAACTAACCGACGAGAGATTAGTGACCGCAGTGCATCCACAACTCACAGTGAGGTATCACGCCCTAACTGGATTCATGTAACTGTTGGTCGCATCAGCGACGCCTTTGTTGTGGTGTTGGTCGACGATGTTAGTGAAAGTATCAGATTCTCACAGACTAGAGATGCCTTTATCGAAAATGTTTCTGAGCAGCTGACTAAACCAATTCAAGCACTGCAACATTTGGCATTACGACTGGAAAGTGGCCAAGAACCACAAGAGCTCATCGCCAATGACGCTAAGTTACTACGCCAATATTGCTTGCATTTGGAACACACCATTGCGGATTTAATGCTACTGATTAAAGCACAAGAGAAAGTCGTCCCTAACGACACCAATCGTATTAAGCTCTTGAATCTGGTACAAGGCGTCGTAACCTCATTGCAGCCTAGCGCCCAGCAAGCCGCAATACACCTCAATATAGGGGGAGACCCCAAAGTGGCAGTCAATGCAGATGCACAGCAGATTACCGCGGCAATACATAAATTAATCGAAAATGCTATTGCCTACTCACCTCAGGGTGCTGCTGTCAACGTCGCTGTTGAGACAACCGTAGATGGCACACATGCAGTAGTCAGAGTAATCGATCAGGGTAATGGAATTGTCAAAGCGGAACGAGAGCGAATTTTTGAGCGCTTCTATCGAGGCAGCAACCAGAATGAGCGCACTTCTGATGGAGTCGGTCTCGGTCTAGCAATCGTCAAGCACGTGGCACTGACTCATCACGGTTCTGTAACTGTATGGAGCGCCCCACGGCAAGGCAGCACATTCAGCCTCATATTGCCCTTAGCCAACGCCTAA
- a CDS encoding DUF4125 family protein, translated as MMIPTSASPESTTSDSLQQLAERVVVSEWSQFQRVNNEGGPASCQSNWKVFHQMRYSQFLAWPMDLLSSYAHDLAIAEQNGRNLLTEKYGRMMQSTAPEEFHRSIEAYIPKLSAERITREERIIVIQLGWAQDFMQRYRALGSSMRTLRTKDDTPEQTSFETYLRGELGTYSDATLSLYENMMHGLLERGCNLTESIVCNTMRIAGYASLQEAERALEQKARN; from the coding sequence ATGATGATACCTACCAGCGCATCTCCTGAGTCAACAACAAGCGACAGCCTGCAACAGCTCGCTGAACGTGTAGTTGTGAGCGAGTGGTCACAATTCCAACGTGTCAACAACGAGGGTGGGCCTGCCAGTTGTCAAAGCAATTGGAAAGTATTTCATCAAATGAGATACAGCCAGTTCCTCGCATGGCCAATGGATCTACTTTCGAGCTACGCTCACGATCTCGCCATTGCCGAGCAAAATGGGCGCAACCTACTGACCGAAAAATATGGGCGCATGATGCAGTCCACTGCGCCCGAAGAATTTCACCGTTCAATCGAAGCGTACATTCCGAAACTGTCAGCTGAGCGCATCACACGCGAGGAACGAATCATCGTCATACAACTCGGTTGGGCGCAAGATTTTATGCAGAGGTATCGTGCACTTGGATCATCTATGCGTACACTGCGAACCAAGGACGATACCCCTGAGCAAACATCTTTCGAAACTTACCTTCGTGGCGAGCTTGGTACATACAGTGATGCCACACTGAGTCTCTATGAGAATATGATGCACGGATTATTGGAGAGAGGCTGCAATCTCACAGAAAGCATCGTGTGTAACACCATGCGTATCGCCGGTTATGCTTCACTTCAAGAGGCGGAGCGAGCCCTAGAGCAAAAGGCACGAAACTAG